Within the Methanobacterium sp. BRmetb2 genome, the region GATTTATTTAATAGTCTTGATTCATTTTTAATAAAATAAGGATTGTTAATAAAACAATCTTTAATTCATAATCCTCTTATCCAAAGAGTTATGTATCCTATTTTAGGTATAATAAATGGATTATTTCCTATTTCTACCACTTTGGCCATGATCTGGTTAGGATATACAGCCACCGGGTCAGGACTGGGGTTGTTATCTCCCTTGGTTATATAATATTTTTGCCCTTCGGAGTTTGTTCCAACTTTAATAATACGATGAATCACCGGCTCTGGAAACCAAGTTGCATCATATATTACAATATCTCCTACTTCCAGATCGTTTGGATTAACTTCTTGTAACCCAAACAAATTAGTTTTTTCAACTATTACAATATCTCCCCGGTAAAAAACTGGTTCCATACTACCTGAAACCACAACATTCATGTGTTGTGCTGCTATAATCCCAATTAATAAAATAGCGATATACCCTACTATTTCTTTTGTATTAGAAGACATTAATTTCCACCTTTATCTGAGTATGGCTCCTTTATCTGCAGAATTTACCATTTTACTATATCTTAAAAGCCAACCTTTTAAATCTTTTTTAGGAGACACCAACTGTGCTAATCTTTCATTTATTTCTTCTTCACTTAACATCACATCTAATTTGTGGTTAGGTATATCAATTTTTATCAAGTCACCATCTTTTAAAGCAGCTATGGGGCCTTTAGTCATAGCTTCTGGGGAAACATGGCCTATACAAGGCCCTCTTGTACCTCCAGAAAATCTTCCGTCAGTTATCAGGGCCACGGAGAGACCCATTCCGGATATTGCAGAAGTTGGATTTAACATTTCTCGCATACCAGGGCCACCTTTAGGTCCTTCATAACGGATTACTATTACATCTCCTTCTTTTATCTCTCCATTAAAGATTGAATTGACACACTCTTCTTCACTATTAAAAACTCTAGCAGGACCTTCAAATTCCATCATTTCTGGGCTAACCGCAGCTTTTTTTATCACTGCTCCGTTTGGAGCTAGATTTCCTTTTAATATGGCCAGTCCACCTTCTTTATGAACTGGATCATCCAAGGGACGGATAACCGTATAATCTAGTACCTTTGCATCTTTGATATTTTCTTTAACAGTTTGGCCTGTACATGTAATTAAATCTAAATTTATCTTTTCTTCAATATTTTTTAGAACCGCCGGTATACTGCCGGCTTTATCAAGATCTAACATACTATATGGCCCAGAAGGACTTATGGCGGCTAAATGCGGAATTTCTCTCTCTAACTTGTCAAAGAGTTCTAGGTCAATTTTTACACCTTTATCTTCCAGTTCACTGGCTATGGCAGGAATGTGTAAGATTGTATTGGTTGAACCTCCTAAAGCCATATCAACAGTAGCTGCATTTTCAAAAGCGCCCTGACTCATAATAAGAGAAGGAGTAATATTTTCATTTAAAAGTTCTATTATTTTTGACCCTGATTCCCTTGCTAATCTCATTTTTTTAGCAGCTACAGCATGTGCGGTGGCACAGTAGGGAAGACTCATCCCCATGGCTTCAGTTACACAGGCCATGGTGTTGGCGGTGAAAAGTCCAGCACAAGAACCAGCTCCGGGACATGCACATCTTTCAAGTTCATTTAATTCATCTTCTGACATTTTTCCAGATGATACTGCTCCAACTGCTTCATAAACAGTTATTAGATCAACTGATTTTCCTTTGTAGGTGCCAGGTAACATAGGTCCCCCAGTTACAAAAATGGAAGGGATATCTAAACGGGCCGCGGCCATGAGCATACCCGGAACTACTTTGTCACAGGTCGGAATCAATACTAGAGCATCAAAACTATGGGCTTGTGCCATACTTTCCACAGTATCAGCTATTATTTCTCGGGATGCCAGCGAATAACGCATCCCATCATGATTCATGGCAATTCCGTCACATATTGCCATGGTGTTAAATTCAAATGGAACTCCACCTGCTTCGGCCACACCTAATTTTACCGCATCAGCTACTTCTCTAAGGTGGATATGTCCAGGAACTATTTCAGTGAAACTATTTGCAATTCCTATGAATGGTTTTTCCATTTCTCCATCTGTTACTCCACATGCTCGAAGAAGTGTTCGATGAGGAGCCCTTTGTAAACCTTTCTTAATGGTGTCACTTTTCATAAAATCACCTATGTACATGATAAACCGAATTAGATGGTTGATCTTTAATAATTATTTAAACAAAATTTAATTTGATAAAATCCATTAACTGAATTATTTAATATTATTTTTAAGCAATATTTCAGCAAGTCTTTTTGGTTAGTTATATATTATATTTTTTCATTAGTTTACTTCTATATTAATATTTAATTTACATTAATAATATTATTCATAAACTGGAACTAATTAATAATAATTTTATATTTTAAATTATATATCTTAAGGCATGGAGTTAATCTTAATTTTGAAGGTTTTAATTTCAATTGCCATAGGTGCACTTATTGGAACTGAAAGAGAACGAAAACATGAAACTGCAGAATTTGCAGGCATTCGCACATTCATACTCATAGCTCTATTTGGAACAATTTCTGCCTATTTATCCATCTTTTATTCCTATTTTTTAATTATAGCCTTCTTGGCTATGGCTACATTAGTATGCATAAGTTACCTAATAAGTTCCAAAATGAGTGGAAACATAGGAACAACCACCGAAGTCACGGCCTTATTGACTTTTGTTTTAGGTGCATTTTGTTTCACTGATGAAGGATATAAAATAGCGCCAATCATTGCTATTATCATTACTGCAATTTTAGCCTTTAAACCTTACTTGCACAGTTTTATACGTAAAATTAGTGAAAAAGAAATGTTAAATACATTAAAGTTTCTAATAATCGCTTTTGTAATTTTACCTTTACTTCCCAACCAGAACATAGGACCATTAAATGTTTTTAATCCTTATCAGATATGGTTGATGGTGGTTTTTATTTCTGCTATTAGTTATGCGGGGTATGTGTTTATGAAGTTAATTGGTGCTGAGAGGGGATTAGGGGTCACTGGTATTATTGGAGGGCTGGTTTCAAGCACAGCTGTAGTTACTGCTATGGCCGGTCGAGTTAGAGAAAGCGATTTTTTGATTAAAGCAGCTGTTTTTGCCTCGGTTATTGCCAGTTCTATGATGTTTTTAAGAGTACTTTTTGAGGTTTTAGTGATAAACTCAGAACTCATACCATTATTATTAGTACCAATGTTATGCATGGGATTTTTAGGAATATTATTGGCAGTGATAATCTGGAAAAAAACAGATGTAAAGGATATCGGCGCAGAGGTAAAATTAGAAAACCCCTTTAGTTTAAAACCGGCATTTATATTTGGAGCACTTTTCCTGGCAATTCTATTTATTACTCGAATTGCCGACTTATACTTTGGTAGTAGTGGTCTTTATGTAGCGAGCATAATATCGGGAGTTGCTGATGTGGATGCTATAACCATAAGTATGGCTTTACAAGCCAAAACAACCATTTCTACCACAACAGCCGTGACTGCGATAACTCTGGCCAGTATATCCAATACCCTCTTTAAATTTGTAATAGCACTATTCATTGGTACTAAAAAATTTGCTCAATATATAGGTCTTATTTTTGCATTGATTATTTTAACAGGATTTATAACCATAATATTAATCTAGATTCAATTAGTTTTTCTTTAATAATAATTAATAAATTATTTTATATTTAAAAGGGTTTTGGTATCTTAATTGATTTAAAACTATCCTATATATCTTTTTAGTAATCTTTGATTTAATATAAAATTATATAAGGATGAATTTGCATATAAAGAAAAGTCTATGTATCTAACATAGAGGCCATAATGTCACTTCCAGGGGCGGATTAATATTATGTTATTCCTACTCCCACAAGAACATTCCAATCCTGGAAGTCATTAACTATTCATTTTAATCGTGAAATTTATAAATTGGAATTTAAAATTTTTATTTTTATTTTAATTTATTAATACCTCCTTTTTTTAGTTAATACTATTTTTTTGATGATTAAACTAATTTAAACCATTATTTATCTAACTTTTGACAAATTCTTTAAGCTAATTTTTATGGTGATAATAAAATTTTTTTAATATTTTTAGAATCATAAAAATCTAATATTTAAATAGTTTTAAGTTCAAATTTTAAAAGAAAAACTATTATTGTTTAAGCTGGAAAATCTCCAGCATTTTAAATACGTATTTACTATACTTTTTAGGGCTGTAAAAATCTATTTATGTTATTATTTGTATTAAGGTGATAAGATGAGGATATTGTTAATTCACTCTGACTATTTAAAATATAAAACCAGAAATAAAACTAAAATTGCCGAAAAAATAGAAGATAATAAGAAGCAAGGGCTATTTGAAAACTCGTTAGTGGTTTTCACAGCGGTGGAAAAGGAAGATGGAGCAGATCCACAACGGATAGTTGAAAATGCCGTAGCTGAGATTATGGATATTTACCAGAAGGTTGACCCGGATAATGTGGTAATTTATCCCTACGCACATTTAAGCTCATCTTTAAGTTCACCAGATGTTGCTAAAAAGATTTTAAAGGGGATAGAGTCTAAATTAAACGAAATGGATCTTCAAGTGGAACGGGTTCCATTTGGATGGTATAAATCTTTTGAAGTATCTTGCAAGGGCCATCCCCTATCTGAATTATCTAGAACAATTACTGTTGAAAAAAAAGAGGAAAAAAAGACCACAGATGGGGAAAAATCAAAGTTTTTCATTCTAGATAAGGAAGAGTTGCATGATCCAGAAAAGTTTCAATATGAAAGTGGAGATTTGAGAAAACTGGTACTGTACGAATTGGGCAAAATGGAATCTACTGGAGATGAACCACCCCACGTTAAATTAATGCGAGAAAAAAAATTAGCGGATTATGAGCCTTCAGCAGATGTGGGGCACCTTAGATGGTATCCTAAGGGTCGATTGATCCGGGATCTTTTAGCAGATTATGTTTATAATCTGGTAACTGAAAATGGTGCAATGCCGGTTGAAACACCCATAATGTATGATCTGGCAGATGAAGCCATAAGGGTGCATGCAGAGAAATTTGGTGAAAGGCAGTATCGAATGCACAATAAAAAAGAATTAATGCTTAGATATGCGTGCTGTTTTGGGGCATTTAGGGTTTTGGCTGATTCTTTTTTAACATGGAAAAATTTACCGATAGGCGTATATGAACTTTCAACTTACAGCTTCCGGATGGAAAAAAAAGGGGAAGTAGTGGGCTTGAAACGACTAAGAGGATTTACCATGCCTGATCTCCATACGGTATGTAGGGATATTGATCAGTCACTGGAAGAGTTTGACAAACAAATTTTAATGTGTCAAAAAACAGGTGAAGCCTTCCAAATCAACTACGAAGTTATTTTCAGGGCAACTGAAGACTTTTTTGAAGAAAATAAGGAATGGATGTTTGATGAGGCCAAAAGAATTGGTAAACCCATCCTGATGGAAATTTTACCAGAAAGAAAGCATTACTGGATATGTAAAATGGATTTTGCCGCTATAGACTACCTAGGCCGGCCCATTGAAAATCCGACTGTCCAAATAGATGTTGAAAGTGGGGAAAGATTTGGTATTACTTACATTGACGAGTCTGATGAAGAAATTAATCCCATAATAATTCATTGCAGTCCTACTGGAAGCATTGAAAGGGTTATATGCAGTTTACTAGAAAAAACTGCAGTTGAACTTAATGAAAAACCCCCAATGCTACCAACATGGCTTTCTCCAACACAAGTTAGGCTTTTACCTATAGCCGAAAGGCATATTGACTATGCACTGAAACTTGCCCAAGATCTTAAAAACAGTAAAATAAGGGTGGATGTGGATGATCGCCAAGACACGGTAGGTAAAAAAATAAGAAATGCTGGTAAAGATTGGGTACCTTACGTTCTAGTTTTAGGTGACAATGAATTGGAAAGCAATGATTTAATGGTCAATGTACGCAGTACCAAGGAAAAAATATCCATGTCCCTTGATGATCTGAAAGAAAGAATCCACACAGAAACAGTTCACATGCCATATAGGGCTTTACCCCTACCTTTAAAACTTTCTAAACGTGTCAATTTCTAATTTTTAATTTTTTTTACTTTTTATTTAGATGATTCACCAGTTTGTGTTTAACTTTTTTTTAAATTGCTTTTAATAATCTTTTTAAAATGTCCTGTTTTAGGGCTATTTTTTAATTGAAATCATCAAATTTTAAATAGTATAACTTATAAGAGTTTAAGTTATAAGTTATAACTTAGAAGTTAGGAGATGATGATGTGGGTGAAGTAATAGCAATACTCAATCAGAAAGGTGGAGTTGGAAAAACCACTACGGTGGTAAATTTATCGGCAGCTCTGGCATTGAACGGTAAAAAAGTTTTATTAATTGACATGGATCCTCAGGCTAATGCTACTACTGGATTCGGTATTGAAAAAGGAGCACTTGAATATACTATATATTCGGTTTTGTCAGAAGATAAAACACTAAGCGATGTGATAATGCACACGGATATAAAAGGATTGGATTTAGTCCCAAGTAATATCCATTTAAGTGGTGCAGAAATTGAATTAAGTAAAGTAATTGGTCCTTATAAAATATTAAAAGAATCTATGGATGGTTTTGATCATGTTTATGATTATATATTAATCGATGTTCCACCATCACTTGGTCTTCTAACCATCAATTCCCTGGTTGCGGCAGATAGTGTTATAATACCAATACAAGCAGAATTTTATGCTCTGGAAGGGATGGCAGACTTAATAGAGGCCATTGAATTGGTAGAAAAACGTTTAGAAAGTCCATCTCCTATAAAAGGAATATTATTAACTCTTTACGATTCAAGAACTCGTTTAGGAAGGGAAGTTTACAAAAATGTGAAAGAATATTTTGGCGAAACCGAGAATATTTTCAAAACAACTATTCCCCGAAATGTAAAATTGGCAGAAGCACCAAGTCATGGAATGCCGTGTATAGTATATGATGAAGAAAGTATTGGAACAATGGCCTACAACAAACTTGCAAAAGAAATAATTGAACTGGAGGATACAGATGACTCCTAGAAAAAAGAAACCAGAAAGTGCTCTGGGAAAAGGTTTGGATGCTCTGATACGAAGAAACGAGACAGAGAAGGTGGAAGACAACACATTGAAAACTTCAAAAAGAAAGGAAGATCCCCAACCTGCAGATGATAATGTAGAAAATAGACTTGTGGAAGACGTGCTGAGTGAAGTAAAAAAGAACCCTAGGATATCATTATGGTCGGCCAGATCTGCTGCAGTTCTAAGATTTTTGAAAAAAACCAAGCCAGAATTTAGTATTAGTAGTGAAGCGTCAATTTTAATTGAAGATGCAGTAAAAGATAAATATCCTGATATCTGGAATATTTTTGATGATTTATAATTCCTTAAATTATCTACCATATTTTAATATTTTTTACTAAAAAATTGAATTGAATAAATATTATTTTTTATTATTTTTTAGTAAATTTTAAAAATTGAAGATTTTCTAGAAATAATTAAATAAACGGTCTCTTTTAATATAAAAGTTAATACTATTAAAATATTTGACCAATTATGGGATAATTGTAGTTAATAATAATTTAAACTATATTAAAATGATTTTTTGCCTCTTTTTTCCAAGTAACGAGATTTGACTGTAAATTAAAATCTCTTTAAAAAGTCACTTTATTTAGTTAGTGCTTTCATCTTTTTTTAAATAGTATAATATATTGTATTATTCCCTTTTTCCAGGATTTAATATGATTTCCTATGAATTTTAATTTGGAGGGACACCTTTTCCCGAAATTTGATTGGAAATACTTATTTTAAATAAACCAATCATTGAAAATTCTTTGTTATTGAAAATAAGACATAATCATCAGATTTTAATATACGTTAAAATTAATCTTCTTGTAGAATGTTTTATTTAATAAAAAGAGTTTATAACTGGCTTTATTTTGGAATTTAAATGAAAATATTTAAATATGATTACTTAAGATTACCTATCTTGTTCAAGGGAGGATATTCTAAACCGATTTGGAAATTTTATTCCAAATTTCATTAGTAATACTCTTACCTTGAACGAGGAGGCGGCAGAATTAAGCGACACTCGCTATTTGCATTGTTATTAGCTTTGGGCATAACAATGCTTGCGATTCCATCCTCATTTGGGGGTGTGGATAGCGTAAATAATTATAAAAACGCAAAAATTGAATTAAATAACGACGAAATACAACAAGTAAGTGCAGCGACTTATAAAAAAGTATGGTACAAAAAGTACTATAAAAAGTACTATAAAAAGTACTATAAAAAGTACTATAAAAAGTACTATAAAAAGTGGTACAAATCTGGCGGGCGCTGGAGATACTACTGGAAATCGTATTGGAAGTCTTATTGGACATATAAATATGTGAAGAAATCTAGCAGTGTAAGCGCAGCTAGTACTTCATCTTCTAAGACTTATAAAACCAGTTCTTCCAGTTCTGATTCTGTTTCAACCACTGGATTAAGTTTTACGGCGAGTTATATCAACCGAAACTATAACCACCGATACGGAGCTTCTACAACTGCATCTGGTGTTCGTAGAACTGGTTATGGTGATTGTTGGGGATTAGCAGATTTAGCTGCCCAGGAATTAAAGAAGAAAGGTTACACAGTTCGTGTAGTCCAAGGTGCGAGCCGAGAATCAGCTCGACACAGATGGGTTCAGTATAAGTCTGGTGGTAAGTGGAAGACTTTTGAATCGACCATGGTCACCAAAAAGTATGGTTCCAAACACTATTCCTATGCCATAGCCACTGCAAGAACAGTAATCAAATACTACTAAATAAAATTGTAAAACAAACAGAAGAGGTTTCAAATAACCTCATTTTTTTTATTTTTCTTTATTTTTATAAAAAAATTATTATTTGTTATAAAATCTTTATAATTGTTATAATCCATTGCTAAATCATTTTTAAAAGGATTTTGATTGAGTTGATTCCATGTTTTCCATGCAAATATTGAAAATATATATATATAAATTGCATTAAAGCAGTTTTTTTCAATGACATTAACGTTTAAAAGGTTTTTTTCCTTATTTTAAACTCAAATAAGTGTGTTTTATATTTGGAGCGGTACCCAGCTTTTGAAACCAATCATATTTAACCATTTAAGTTGAAACGGGTTTGTATAATGTTTTAATCTTAAAAATGGAGCATAATTTACAGATTTTTATATTCTGCTAATATAATCTTATATTAAAATGTTTTATATGTTAAAAAGAGTTTTAAAACTGCTTTTTTTCCAAAATTAAAACGCAATGTTTATATATAGTGATATTATGATTCATTTATAGTTCAAAAGTAAGTGGAAGGCTGTAATAAATAGAAAATGATATTCTGTTTTTTAATATAAGTCTTACTCTTGAATAAGGAGGCGGTATAATTAAGCGACACTCGATATTTGCATTGCTATTTGCTTTGAGCATAGCAATGCTTGCTGTCCCATCCTCTGTTGTGGGCATGGATGGCGATAATATTCAAGACAACACGAAAGTTGAATTAGATAATAAAGAAATACAACAAGTAAGTGCAGCGACTTATAAAAAAGTATATTACAAAAAGTACTATAAAAAATGGTACAAATCGTATGGACGTTGGAAATACTATTGGAAATCTTACTGGACATACAAGTATGTGAAGAAATCTAGTAGTGTAAAAGCAACTAGTACTACATCTTCTAAGACCTATAAATCTGGTTCTTCCAGTTCTGGATCAGTTTCAACCAGTGGATTAAGTTCTACGGCGAGTTATATCAACCGGAATTATAATCATCGTTCTGGAGCTTCAACTACTGCATCTGGTGTTCGTAGAACTGGTTATGGTGATTGTTGGGGATTAGCAGATTTAGCTGCCCAGGAATTAAAGAAGAAAGGTTACACAGTTCGTGTAGTCCAAGGTGCGAGCCGAGGATCTTCCAGACACAGATGGGTTCAGTATAAGTCTGGTGGTAAGTGGAAGACTTTTGAATCGACCATGGTCACCAAAAGATATGGTTCCAAACACTATTCCTATGCCATAGCCACTGCAAGAACAGTAATCAAATACTACTAAGTTGAATTATTATAGTAATCGGATATTACTAATTAAAATAAGTTTAAATGTAATCGGATATTACTATGCTGAATTTAACTTAATTAACTTAATAGTAACTAAGATATTACTAAATAAAGAATTAGTTGAGAGGTTTTAAAATCTCTCTTTAACTTATTTATTTTAATTTTTTAAAAAAGCAAAAGCCACGTTAAATTAGATTTAACCACTATTTAGATTTTATTATTAATTAAAAATTTATGATGGATTGTTTTTGTATACAAAATTATTTTAATAGAGAAATAGTGTTGAAAAAATGGTTATTCAAATTAATTAGTGATAGCTACATCTATTCTATTCTAATAATTCAATTTATATTGTTTTTAAATTGTTTAAATTAATAAAATTAGCCAGAATATTCTTTTTTTTAGAATTTTAGGATAATTTCAAAGGAATTGTAATTTAAGCCTATTTAATTTTTTTGAATTAGCTATTAAATGGTGACTTATAAAAATGTAAAACATTATAACTTTTTAATCATGAAAATGGTCTATAAATTATAGACTTTGAGATTAAGGTTATTTATTCTTTTATTAGAATGTTTTATATATTAAAAAGAGTTCTAAAACAGCCTTTTTTTTAAAATTAAACCACAATATTTATATATAATCAGAATATGATTATTTTTATTGTTCAGACGAAGGACTTAAAAAACTTAATATAATTAGAAAAATTTTTTATTTTTCAAGAGGGTCCACGTTTGAATGAGGAGGCGGTATAATTAAGCGAGAGAAGAAATTTTTCGCGGCGTTAATAGCATGCAGCTTTTTGATGCTTTTTTCAATGGCTGGAGTTAATGCTGCAGAAAACGATTCTACATATACAAATATAACAAATGATAACATAATTCAAGAAGATCAGACGAATTCTACAATTAATGGCACTGAAGATCAGACAGATACTACTACATATCAAGCTAGTGCTGAGGATCCTACTGGTTTTGTAACTGTTGAAGAAGTTGAAACAGCTGCAACTAACCTTAAAAATTATGTGGAAACACATAAAACTTTACCAGACACTATAGAAGTTGGATCAAAGACATTAACTATGGCCCAATTTTTAAAAGTTTTATTGACAACTACAATACATTTAGATCAAGGCATAATTGATTCAATAAACATTGACGCAGTGGATGATGCACCAAACCCTGCAGGTCAAAATATCTCAGACAACATTCTAAAATCAGGATACTTAGAAGATGCTATCAATATACTTAATTTCATGGATTCCTATGGAAGGGCACCAAACTATTGGAGTACTTCGATTGGTAATCTACGGTTTGAAAATCTGGTACTTAGTTATGCTAATATCATGGATTTCAATGAGAATAATAATCGACTACCAAACTACACTAAGATTCGATCATCCGATTTCAAATGGCCTGTGACTGTTGAAGAAATTGAAACAGC harbors:
- a CDS encoding signal peptidase I, which gives rise to MSSNTKEIVGYIAILLIGIIAAQHMNVVVSGSMEPVFYRGDIVIVEKTNLFGLQEVNPNDLEVGDIVIYDATWFPEPVIHRIIKVGTNSEGQKYYITKGDNNPSPDPVAVYPNQIMAKVVEIGNNPFIIPKIGYITLWIRGL
- the ilvD gene encoding dihydroxy-acid dehydratase, producing MKSDTIKKGLQRAPHRTLLRACGVTDGEMEKPFIGIANSFTEIVPGHIHLREVADAVKLGVAEAGGVPFEFNTMAICDGIAMNHDGMRYSLASREIIADTVESMAQAHSFDALVLIPTCDKVVPGMLMAAARLDIPSIFVTGGPMLPGTYKGKSVDLITVYEAVGAVSSGKMSEDELNELERCACPGAGSCAGLFTANTMACVTEAMGMSLPYCATAHAVAAKKMRLARESGSKIIELLNENITPSLIMSQGAFENAATVDMALGGSTNTILHIPAIASELEDKGVKIDLELFDKLEREIPHLAAISPSGPYSMLDLDKAGSIPAVLKNIEEKINLDLITCTGQTVKENIKDAKVLDYTVIRPLDDPVHKEGGLAILKGNLAPNGAVIKKAAVSPEMMEFEGPARVFNSEEECVNSIFNGEIKEGDVIVIRYEGPKGGPGMREMLNPTSAISGMGLSVALITDGRFSGGTRGPCIGHVSPEAMTKGPIAALKDGDLIKIDIPNHKLDVMLSEEEINERLAQLVSPKKDLKGWLLRYSKMVNSADKGAILR
- a CDS encoding threonine--tRNA ligase — its product is MRILLIHSDYLKYKTRNKTKIAEKIEDNKKQGLFENSLVVFTAVEKEDGADPQRIVENAVAEIMDIYQKVDPDNVVIYPYAHLSSSLSSPDVAKKILKGIESKLNEMDLQVERVPFGWYKSFEVSCKGHPLSELSRTITVEKKEEKKTTDGEKSKFFILDKEELHDPEKFQYESGDLRKLVLYELGKMESTGDEPPHVKLMREKKLADYEPSADVGHLRWYPKGRLIRDLLADYVYNLVTENGAMPVETPIMYDLADEAIRVHAEKFGERQYRMHNKKELMLRYACCFGAFRVLADSFLTWKNLPIGVYELSTYSFRMEKKGEVVGLKRLRGFTMPDLHTVCRDIDQSLEEFDKQILMCQKTGEAFQINYEVIFRATEDFFEENKEWMFDEAKRIGKPILMEILPERKHYWICKMDFAAIDYLGRPIENPTVQIDVESGERFGITYIDESDEEINPIIIHCSPTGSIERVICSLLEKTAVELNEKPPMLPTWLSPTQVRLLPIAERHIDYALKLAQDLKNSKIRVDVDDRQDTVGKKIRNAGKDWVPYVLVLGDNELESNDLMVNVRSTKEKISMSLDDLKERIHTETVHMPYRALPLPLKLSKRVNF
- a CDS encoding sporulation initiation inhibitor Soj, with amino-acid sequence MGEVIAILNQKGGVGKTTTVVNLSAALALNGKKVLLIDMDPQANATTGFGIEKGALEYTIYSVLSEDKTLSDVIMHTDIKGLDLVPSNIHLSGAEIELSKVIGPYKILKESMDGFDHVYDYILIDVPPSLGLLTINSLVAADSVIIPIQAEFYALEGMADLIEAIELVEKRLESPSPIKGILLTLYDSRTRLGREVYKNVKEYFGETENIFKTTIPRNVKLAEAPSHGMPCIVYDEESIGTMAYNKLAKEIIELEDTDDS